A single genomic interval of Asinibacterium sp. OR53 harbors:
- a CDS encoding glycosyltransferase family 2 protein yields MDVSIVVPLFNEDESLPELCSWIESVANAHQLSFEVILVDDGSTDNSWKVIEEIHQRDNRFKGIKFQRNYGKSAALNEGFKATQGDVVITMDADMQDSPDEIPELRRMIIEDGYDMVSGWKKKRYDNTFTKNLPSKLFNSVARISSGIQLHDFNCGLKSYNRKVIKSIEVFGEMHRYIPILAKWSGFRKIGEKVVEHRPRKYGISKFGWQRFINGFLDLATIMFLGKFSKRPMQFFGLLGTISFLIGFIASIYLVIAKFMVTDFALTNRPSFYIALTTMIIGMQLFLTGFVAELVTRNSSERNVYLVEKKLD; encoded by the coding sequence ATGGATGTATCGATCGTAGTTCCCCTGTTCAATGAAGATGAATCGCTGCCCGAACTGTGCAGCTGGATTGAATCTGTTGCCAACGCTCACCAGCTCAGTTTTGAAGTGATACTGGTAGACGATGGCAGTACCGACAACAGTTGGAAAGTGATCGAAGAGATCCATCAACGCGATAACCGCTTCAAGGGTATCAAGTTCCAACGCAACTATGGTAAGTCGGCTGCGCTGAATGAAGGTTTCAAAGCGACCCAGGGCGATGTGGTGATTACCATGGATGCCGATATGCAAGACTCTCCCGATGAAATTCCCGAATTACGCAGGATGATCATAGAGGATGGATACGATATGGTAAGTGGCTGGAAAAAGAAACGCTACGATAATACTTTTACCAAGAACCTGCCCTCTAAATTATTTAATTCGGTGGCAAGGATTAGTTCGGGTATACAGTTGCATGATTTCAACTGCGGTCTCAAATCATACAATCGTAAAGTGATCAAGAGCATTGAAGTGTTCGGAGAAATGCATCGCTATATTCCCATACTCGCGAAGTGGTCGGGATTCCGCAAGATCGGGGAAAAAGTGGTGGAACACCGCCCGCGTAAATATGGTATCAGCAAGTTTGGGTGGCAGCGTTTTATAAATGGTTTTCTTGACCTGGCCACCATTATGTTCCTGGGTAAATTCAGCAAGCGCCCTATGCAGTTCTTCGGCCTGCTGGGAACCATTTCTTTCCTCATCGGTTTTATTGCGAGCATTTATCTAGTCATCGCCAAATTCATGGTTACCGATTTTGCATTGACCAACAGGCCCAGTTTTTATATTGCCCTCACTACTATGATCATTGGCATGCAACTGTTTCTCACCGGCTTTGTAGCCGAACTGGTTACCCGCAATTCCAGTGAAAGGAATGTTTACCTGGTAGAAAAGAAATTGGACTGA
- a CDS encoding DUF4199 domain-containing protein, whose amino-acid sequence MENKITPPWLKGLLISLILIVIGLIIYFAGQAQNKSLGWIQFCIMIAAIIWACTNYAKQMQGNVTFGNVFAHGFKVTAAIAAITAVYAFLAFKFIYPEMIDASIEEARKNMEAKGNMSDDQIKQGLDMMRKFFMPFAIGGTLIMSAILGAVASLIGAAVAKKNPNPTLEQ is encoded by the coding sequence ATGGAAAACAAAATTACTCCACCCTGGCTGAAGGGCTTGCTCATCAGTCTTATATTGATCGTGATCGGACTGATCATCTATTTCGCCGGACAAGCACAGAACAAATCCCTCGGATGGATACAGTTCTGCATCATGATAGCTGCTATTATCTGGGCATGTACCAATTATGCCAAGCAGATGCAGGGCAATGTAACTTTTGGCAATGTGTTCGCACACGGTTTTAAAGTAACGGCTGCTATTGCTGCTATCACTGCTGTATATGCTTTCTTGGCTTTCAAATTCATTTATCCCGAAATGATCGACGCTTCCATAGAAGAAGCACGAAAGAACATGGAAGCAAAAGGCAACATGTCCGATGACCAGATCAAACAGGGACTGGATATGATGCGGAAATTTTTCATGCCTTTTGCCATCGGCGGCACGCTGATCATGAGCGCTATATTGGGCGCCGTAGCATCACTGATCGGTGCCGCAGTTGCTAAAAAGAATCCCAACCCAACTTTAGAGCAGTAA